From a single Paenibacillus sp. FSL R5-0345 genomic region:
- a CDS encoding toxic anion resistance protein, whose protein sequence is MSFTMEVVSPEKLKSAIEEQVKPEPQEVTQLKEMAITNVSTILELDLESLEKRKEVLQSIDSFGMSTMRSSSDKNSLLQVSVGNLSKTGDEGGQVAKGLTELNLQLKDLDPSAVDFAKSGLLGKFFNPLRSYFAKYQKADAVISDIIISLDKGKTVLKNDNTTLEFEQQSLRELTKKLQKEIQLGMLMDQEIESQLEAAKLRNESEERVKFITEEVLFPLRQRVMDLQQMLVVNQQGIMAIEVVIRNNKELIRGVDRARNVTVSALKISVTVASALYNQRIVLKKIELLNQTTNTLISGTSKMLKDQGAAIHKQSLESSISVDTLKQAFTDVLSALDSISTYKQEALPKMRETINQFRELADSGEQQIVRLEKGNKLGL, encoded by the coding sequence ATGTCTTTTACGATGGAAGTGGTAAGTCCGGAGAAATTGAAATCAGCGATTGAAGAACAGGTTAAACCTGAGCCACAGGAAGTAACGCAATTGAAGGAAATGGCAATAACCAATGTCTCGACGATCTTGGAGCTGGATTTAGAATCCTTGGAGAAGCGAAAAGAAGTGCTGCAATCCATAGACAGCTTCGGGATGAGCACCATGAGATCGTCTTCAGATAAGAACTCTCTTTTGCAAGTATCTGTAGGGAATTTATCGAAAACAGGGGATGAAGGCGGGCAAGTAGCTAAAGGTTTAACGGAGCTGAACCTCCAGTTGAAAGATTTAGACCCAAGCGCAGTGGATTTTGCTAAAAGCGGTCTGTTAGGGAAGTTTTTTAACCCATTGCGGAGTTATTTTGCGAAGTATCAAAAAGCAGATGCTGTAATCTCAGATATTATCATTTCTTTAGATAAAGGCAAAACCGTATTGAAAAACGATAACACTACGTTAGAGTTCGAGCAGCAATCGCTTAGGGAGCTTACTAAGAAGCTACAAAAAGAGATTCAACTAGGAATGCTGATGGATCAGGAGATCGAATCTCAACTGGAAGCAGCTAAGCTACGTAATGAGTCCGAAGAAAGAGTAAAGTTCATAACGGAGGAGGTACTATTTCCTCTACGGCAGCGTGTGATGGATTTGCAACAGATGCTGGTTGTGAATCAGCAGGGAATTATGGCGATTGAAGTGGTCATACGAAATAATAAAGAGCTGATCAGGGGGGTGGACAGAGCTAGAAATGTTACGGTTTCGGCCCTGAAAATCTCTGTTACGGTGGCAAGTGCACTCTACAATCAACGAATCGTATTGAAAAAGATTGAACTCCTAAATCAAACGACCAATACGCTAATAAGCGGTACCTCAAAAATGTTAAAAGATCAGGGGGCGGCGATCCATAAGCAATCCCTTGAATCAAGTATTTCTGTAGATACTTTAAAACAAGCCTTCACAGATGTGCTGTCTGCTTTAGATTCGATAAGTACGTATAAGCAGGAAGCTCTTCCTAAAATGCGTGAAACCATTAACCAGTTCAGAGAGCTGGCAGACAGCGGTGAACAGCAGATCGTGCGGCTGGAGAAGGGGAATAAGCTTGGTTTGTAG
- a CDS encoding sensor domain-containing protein, with amino-acid sequence MNDKLYTMPMGALDSMQIPAEAKSQSKPGKRRSSPKTYRSILYFIISLPITIVYFVFMVTGLALSIGLTPIFIGIPLFFAVAKGLDYIVRFEQELVRSLLDIPRPNEERRTDMKQEGAGFLQRMKLGFDGAKFARNIMLIMGRFVSSIIFFSLTITVVAAALGLITLPVLHQIFLQTMDLNILENSVFALFNIDWTLSQQYISYVVAGLVVAVIATWVIKSLMDVQRRMLFVSYEEERQY; translated from the coding sequence ATGAACGATAAGTTGTACACAATGCCGATGGGAGCGTTAGATTCCATGCAGATTCCAGCAGAAGCGAAATCACAATCTAAACCCGGCAAACGTCGATCAAGTCCCAAGACCTATCGGAGTATTTTGTATTTTATAATCTCATTACCGATTACGATAGTATATTTCGTATTTATGGTGACAGGGTTAGCATTATCCATTGGATTAACCCCCATTTTCATCGGTATTCCTTTATTTTTTGCAGTAGCCAAAGGATTGGATTACATCGTACGATTTGAGCAAGAGTTAGTAAGATCATTGCTGGATATTCCTAGACCGAATGAAGAGCGTAGAACGGATATGAAGCAAGAAGGAGCAGGCTTCTTGCAACGAATGAAGTTAGGTTTTGATGGTGCAAAGTTCGCGCGTAACATCATGCTAATTATGGGACGGTTTGTATCCAGTATTATCTTCTTTTCATTAACCATAACCGTGGTAGCAGCTGCGCTTGGTCTAATTACACTACCTGTGCTTCATCAGATTTTTCTGCAAACGATGGATTTGAACATTTTGGAGAACAGTGTGTTTGCCTTATTTAATATCGACTGGACATTATCTCAGCAATACATTTCTTATGTTGTAGCGGGACTCGTTGTTGCCGTGATCGCAACATGGGTAATTAAGTCGTTGATGGATGTACAGCGTAGAATGTTGTTTGTATCTTACGAGGAAGAACGTCAGTATTAA
- a CDS encoding tyrosine-protein phosphatase has product MNQKLEKTDSKHRVLPFKGVLNFRDMGGYTTSDGRKVKYGLFFRSAELTGMTDQDIKLFKSLGIKTIFDYRGIEEVRLKPDPVIPGVNNICVPALKQEVPGDMRDVVRSGFLEHFTTDFLVNMYLDMAFNNPSFKRLMATIMLPDEFSILHHCAGGRDRTGVGSAFIFLALGVPRETIIEDYLLSNQTLGPMNEQIKKQASQHLSPKEVDTVMAALILRREFMEAIFSAIDARYKSVEVFLEQEFGMTADKRKQLQAYCLEA; this is encoded by the coding sequence ATGAACCAGAAACTAGAAAAAACAGATTCTAAGCATCGTGTACTCCCCTTTAAAGGCGTTCTCAATTTCCGAGATATGGGCGGATACACCACCTCGGATGGCCGTAAGGTCAAATACGGTTTGTTTTTTCGATCAGCCGAATTAACAGGAATGACCGATCAAGATATAAAGCTCTTTAAATCACTTGGAATTAAGACCATATTTGATTATCGAGGGATAGAAGAGGTTCGTTTAAAGCCAGATCCAGTCATTCCAGGAGTTAATAACATTTGTGTACCAGCGCTAAAGCAAGAGGTTCCTGGAGACATGAGAGATGTGGTTCGTTCTGGGTTCCTTGAACATTTTACGACAGACTTCTTGGTTAATATGTATTTGGACATGGCCTTTAATAACCCTTCCTTTAAGCGACTTATGGCAACCATTATGCTTCCAGATGAATTTAGTATCCTGCATCATTGTGCCGGTGGAAGAGATCGTACTGGCGTTGGATCAGCATTCATCTTCCTAGCACTCGGAGTTCCGAGAGAGACGATTATTGAAGACTATTTGCTCTCCAATCAGACACTCGGTCCTATGAATGAACAAATAAAAAAGCAAGCCTCACAACATCTATCACCGAAGGAAGTAGATACTGTTATGGCTGCGCTTATATTACGCAGAGAATTCATGGAAGCCATTTTCTCTGCCATCGACGCGCGATATAAAAGTGTAGAGGTTTTTCTCGAACAGGAATTCGGCATGACTGCAGACAAGCGCAAGCAGCTACAAGCCTACTGTTTAGAAGCTTAA
- a CDS encoding DUF2785 domain-containing protein → MNLKEKLILIKENDYQATPDTFQLIQEMIHNIGSVDAELRDELIYTTLSYWIPGNSLTENELEQLLPVILDNNHLLFKLGELNTDSVFTRSFSMLVIPLLFMRHKESPFLSREQIHQIKDKVFYNIQKERDYRGYDEEKGWAHAIAHGADALDDLAQCSELDENDLLTILDLVYDKVTITDRIYSDGEDERMVRSIISVLNRKILSQTYVERWIQSFGDVEKNSEFLPAFRQKNNIKNFLKSLYFRVKFYKVDANLCPTIEQTLYKVEKVYYS, encoded by the coding sequence ATGAATTTAAAAGAAAAGTTGATATTAATAAAAGAAAATGACTACCAAGCAACTCCCGATACATTCCAGTTGATACAAGAAATGATACATAACATCGGTTCAGTGGATGCCGAGCTACGTGATGAGCTAATTTATACAACCTTATCATACTGGATTCCTGGAAATTCTCTTACTGAAAACGAACTAGAACAACTACTGCCCGTTATTTTGGATAACAACCATTTGCTTTTTAAGCTTGGCGAACTAAATACAGACTCTGTCTTCACTCGTTCTTTCTCCATGCTAGTCATACCCCTCCTTTTTATGAGGCATAAAGAATCGCCATTTCTCTCAAGAGAGCAAATTCATCAGATAAAAGATAAGGTATTTTACAATATACAAAAAGAACGAGATTACCGTGGGTATGACGAAGAAAAAGGCTGGGCTCATGCCATAGCTCATGGAGCAGATGCTTTAGATGATTTGGCTCAATGTTCCGAACTGGATGAAAATGACCTCTTAACCATCCTCGATTTGGTTTACGATAAGGTGACCATAACAGATCGAATATACTCTGATGGGGAAGATGAGAGAATGGTAAGATCCATAATTAGTGTTTTAAATAGAAAAATACTTAGTCAGACTTATGTAGAGCGATGGATTCAAAGTTTTGGTGATGTGGAGAAAAATTCAGAATTTCTTCCTGCCTTTAGGCAAAAAAATAATATAAAGAACTTTTTGAAAAGCTTATACTTTCGAGTTAAGTTTTATAAAGTAGATGCCAATCTCTGCCCAACGATCGAGCAAACTTTATATAAAGTTGAGAAAGTATACTACTCCTAA